TTCATCTTCGTCGAAGAAATGGTTTTCGTGTAGTTTTTTGGATAACGCCTGGTCTTTTTTAATCGCCCTGACCGCATTGCGGATAGCAAAGAACAAGGTAACAATGGCGGCTCCCAGTAGGAGGATGCTACTGCCGGTAAACAGGAAGAAATCATAGGTACCATGGAAGAAGATGGCAATGCCCAGGCCTTTCTGCAGCAGATGGTTCCGTTTCTGTGGCAGGAATTTGGCCAGGCCAACATAGTACCCCATCAACACTGCAAATGCTGCATGCGCAGGCACAGACAGGAACATGCGGGCCACCCCTGTTCTATAACCAAACTGCCCTACATACGCGATGTTTTCCAGTGTGGCAAAGCCCATTCCTATCATTACTGAATACACGATCCCATCGAAAGGCTCATTGAAGCTTTTCTTGGGATAGGCATAAAAGTAAAGTACGAGGAACTTGGCGACTTCTTCAGAAACAGCAACGATGGCATAGGCGAAGAAGGCAGTGCCGAGCAGACTTCCGCCGTTTTCACTGAAACCTGCTCCCATAGCCAGTGCCTGAAATGCAAGGGGAAGGGCAATACAGACCATCCCCAGCAAAAAGCATTTTAATAACAGCCCTATTGGCTCACGATCGTATTTGTCGAGGGCATAGATAAGCATGGAGATTGCCAATCCTGGTGCCACGGCCAGGGCCAGAAGTATCATGAGATCAGATTTTTGCGTTTTTTCCTTTCCAGAAGATATGCATTCAATTGATCAACAGTGAAACTACTCAGATTGTTTGTCCTGGTAATGCCACCTTTCTGTGCAGCCAGGGTACCATAGTAAATATCACTGAAGCCTTCAACACTGTGGGCATCCGGATCTATGGAGATCAGCACGTTTTTTTCGATGGCATAATGCAGCCAGGTCCAGTCGATATCGAGCCTGCGTGGATGTGCGTTGAGCTCTATCACTACCTGGTTGGCGGCGCAGGCATCAATAATAGCTTTATGATCTACCGGATAGCCGTTGCGGCTCAGGAGGAGCCGGCCGGT
This window of the Chitinophaga sp. Cy-1792 genome carries:
- a CDS encoding PrsW family intramembrane metalloprotease, whose product is MILLALAVAPGLAISMLIYALDKYDREPIGLLLKCFLLGMVCIALPLAFQALAMGAGFSENGGSLLGTAFFAYAIVAVSEEVAKFLVLYFYAYPKKSFNEPFDGIVYSVMIGMGFATLENIAYVGQFGYRTGVARMFLSVPAHAAFAVLMGYYVGLAKFLPQKRNHLLQKGLGIAIFFHGTYDFFLFTGSSILLLGAAIVTLFFAIRNAVRAIKKDQALSKKLHENHFFDEDEPPQNQH